In Corynebacterium aquilae DSM 44791, the genomic stretch AAGGACTGCCACAATGGCTAAGTTCACCAACGATGAGCTCATCGAAGCTTTCAAGGAAATGACCCTCATCGAGCTCTCCGAGTTCGTCAAGCTGTTCGAGGAGACCTTCGAGGTCGAGGCTGCTGCTCCGGTTGCTGTTGCAGCTGCTGGTGCCCCCGCTGCAGGCGGCGCTGCTGCTGAAGAGAAGACCGAGTTCGACGTCGTGCTCGAGGACGCTGGCGCCAAGAAGATCGGCGTTATCAAGGCTGTCCGCGAGATCGTCTCCGGCCTGGGCCTGAAGGAAGCTAAGGAGCTCGTCGAGGGCGCACCGAAGGCTATCCTCGA encodes the following:
- the rplL gene encoding 50S ribosomal protein L7/L12, which encodes MAKFTNDELIEAFKEMTLIELSEFVKLFEETFEVEAAAPVAVAAAGAPAAGGAAAEEKTEFDVVLEDAGAKKIGVIKAVREIVSGLGLKEAKELVEGAPKAILEGASKDDAEAAKTKLEEAGAKVSLK